The DNA segment CACTCACGAAGCCATCCCCACTTAGTTGTTTAGCTATATAAGGATTGTTATGTCTAGATGGTGTTGGGATGGGCTCCATCCTTGTGAGTTTGTCTTTGCTCTGGCTCATTCTAGTGCAACAAGCTCTTTCAAACATCATATGGATAAAAACAAAGGATGTTATTACTTAAAAAACATCATATGGATAAAAACAAAGGATGTTATTACTTAAAAAGCATATGAAACATGTGTAATCTTTTTGATGATTTGGAAAAGGGGATTTATCAGTGACATTTATCCACATATATGCATGTACATGTCACGATGAACTTGTAGCATATATTTACAAATCCACATATCAACTTTAAATTTAAGTCTCAACAACCTTgctattaaattttgaaacacaTTTTCCCTTTAGtatccaaaattattttattgtcatttttagcttaaaagatccaaaataaagaaatattaaagaaaaaaaaataatagttatCCTAAAAAGCATAGACATAAGAATCGAAAAAATAGATCgtaaaatatttaatcattcATGACATGTAACAATGTATTAGTTAAAATGATCAGGTTCACAGGtgatcatggttttaaaaaacgGATTGGATTGGTTAGTCATGGTTTTGGTTCGGTTTGATTAGTTGAGTTGGCCAAGGGTTGGATCGATATCGGACCGGGTGAATCGACGATCGGACCGACTAATCGGACAAATCGGTCAATTCCTTTCGAACCAAACGGTTCaacccttttaatttttttcccataaacAATGTCGTTTTATTCAATATAAAAGCCTTCTTTCCCCCTCTCCCCTTCAATCGTCCCTTTCTAGTGCCCATTGCCCAATGTGTTGCTATCAACCCACTTTTTTGCCTTCGACGAGGAGGTGAAACCCAATTTTGTGCgtttattatttagtttaaagttttagaatttaggtttatatatatatatatatatactttattttcattttttttattttaattcccaTATTctatgtttattttcatttccatattccatattttattattttattttcatttccgTATTTATTTCCACTTTAAGaagttaatattaatatattttattttattttaataatatataaaatatatatttatgttgtTATTGATTCAATTGCTGATCTTACCAGTGAATCGTGAATTGGTAACTTTTCTGATTTAATGATTGATatgattctgaaaacattgcaGGTGATATAGGCCttgtttgagaattgtttttaaaaaacagttttatgttttctagaataaaaaaactgaaaaactcATATGACAAccataaattgttttttgttttctatttttagaaaacaaaaaacaaagtgttttcaaataatatattttagttgttttcaattgtGTTTTTTAgagctatttttaaaaataattatacaaacatatataatgattaaaaataaagttatggaaataaaaattatttttataattatttataaatattaaaaataagttaaaaacattttaaattctcaaataaattattgttctacaaaatattataaaataatttttaaaagttattcataaaaactattttttaaaattgctttcaaaagCAGTTACCCACGGTACGATTTCAGAGTTGGAGAAAGCCATCTTAACCGAATAACTGATACTTCCAGAACTTTCGGGGAGGCTATTGAGATTACAAGAAACCTCAAGGACGTTTCTGATATTTTTCTCACAGCTGAACGGTCAAACGCTGAGGGTTTTGAGTCCAATTCACCAGGTCAGGGGTTTAGGgggagagagagacagagagcaTCTTCATCAATCGACAATGGCGGACGACGACTACAACGATATGGATATGgggtttctctctctctcaatatatattatataatattatattatatatatgaagttagaGTTTGGTGTGTTATCCTCTCTCAATAGTTTTCCGTTTGGTTATTGAGAAAAGGCagggaaaatagaagaaagtgAAATTCcgggtttattttttattttttatttttgaagttttttatgATTTGGGACGTAAGAACATGTACACCATCCACGTAAGATAAGAAAGCGTTTGATTGCTTTAATTTTCCCCAATTTTCTCTGCAACCAAACAGATATCGAGGGAAAAGAtataggaatttttattttcgaaatttaatgGAAACGAGTAGGTACAGATAATACTTCCTtacatgaatatatatatacacacacacacacacaaagggTCTTAAGGGATTTGTTAAGTAATGGTTGTGGGTAAATAGAACTGGCTTTACCTGTTAACTAGTTGAAAATGGTCGAGATGGTCCTGTTTTGGTGTCATAAGGGGCCAGTATGGGGCTTATTGCCTGATACATCTCAGTGTTTATGGGGTTTATCTGGATTTGTGATATAGATGGGTACAAATTTCTCAGGCAAGTAATTTCTAGTACCATGTTGGAATATGGTATATGGATACCTAGTAGCCCTAAGGTACATTGATTTCCTAACCCAGAATGATATTCAGAATAAGTTCTATTGATAGAAAAAGAGTAAGTGCAAGGAAGGATGATGCATCCTTTGAGCTAAATACAACACGGATAATAGAACAGATTGTCAGGAGAAAAAGCCAACTTAAATATTGAACCTGTTTGTCTTATCATATCTTGTATCATGATCAACAACCCAATATGGCTGTGTGATGAACTTGAGAGAATCGTggtaaatattaatttcatacaTTATCATGCTTGCAGTACATTAAGTGCTTATTTGGGAGTGATTCTCATGAAACCGCTTTTAATTCATGGCACCTTTATCCATAACATTTCTATCAGAAATACTTTTACAGGGTATCAATTAGTATTTGAATATAAAGCAAACTagtgttttgaaagtgtttttagtaatgAGATATATTAACAAAAGGTAATTTTTGGAAGAAACTTCTACCAACTGCTAGTCCAAAAATGATTTCAAGTGattatttagatttttaaaattgatttttgaatctTTTCCAAACGCATAATTTGACTGATAAGTGTATATTTCTCTAAAGTGAAAAAGGGCAGCCTtcgttatttatttgttttctcaatGTTGTtctcaagtttttattttacattgaaCTTGCATTGCAATCACAGTAGTCACATGCACCATGACATTagtctgtgtttttttttttttgtaataagcTGCTTCAAAGGCATACATTTGGTCTCATCATTCTCATGTATATTGTAGAATGTGCCACCTTTTGTGTCATTccataatgaaattttaaatatgattttcttaATATGTAAGGATTCTTAGAAAGAAACCTTAAAAGGGGAGAACCACAGCACAAGGATGTATACAGTGAAAAATTCGACAGGCAAGAAAAACAAAGGACAAGAAGGCCAAGATAACTAGGGCTGTAACTTGATGGGTTAGGTTAGATTGGTGGCTAATCCAAGCCCAATCTGGATTAAGAAACAATTGACTTGAGTCCAACCCAATCCAACCCCTAACCTGAAGTACTTAACTCAAGCCTGTCCCAATCTcgtttttctaaattcaaactGGTTGAATTAGGCTCGGGTTGATTTGATTCGATGATTTAAAGTCCACCcacaatgtttttaaaaacttttttttatatatttatagtaaaatttaaatagtaaatggaataacaaaagaaataaaataaatttatgtatctTTCTagtaaaatgaaaaagtatatgatataattataatttgatattttcctaaaaaatttataaaataaaataaaataaatattattatataggataatatTTTTGATAGGCAAGCTATGAATGTGTATCAAAGAAGCCTACGCAAAAAGTGCAACAAAGTACGCACAGCGTATACATTTGACGTCCACCAAAGGTTATCtaggataatataaattttaaatattggaTTGGGTTTGGGTTAGGCTTGGGTTATTCAAACCTTTGTCCAAGTCTAACCtgagtattaaaaatgattgccTAAGCCCTTCCAAAGGTTGGGTTGGATAGGGCCAATTTGCCCCAGTTGCACCCCAATTAGATAATTGATCACAAATAGGCCTCAGGCTAATGAAAACGTATCaatgaaatttattataaagAAAGGGAGGCAGGCCACCCTCCCTTAAAGAATTATTGGGCAAGAAGAAACAGACCTTAAGAAAAGAATCTGGTGGAAGTTTAATCTGCAGGCATGTAAAGTTACACTAACGAAACCCTTTTTCTGTTTGCATTGTTGTCAATGCCCTTCCCTCCCTTCTCTTATAACTACCATGCTGCTTTGTATGTATGCTCGTGGACATGTGTAACTTTgctatatatatgtttttgtgtgtgtgtgtgcgagTTGGTACCAATAACTATTAATAAATTTTGCTTTGTTATCCATTTAAGGTGccttattatttaatgaaacAAATTTTGATGCTGCAGATATGAGGATGAACCTCCAGAGCCTGAGATTGAAGTAAGAAGCTGTTATATTGATTTGCTTCCTCAATTCATCTGGTATATTGaaatgttattttttcaaaagtttattGATTAAAGTATTTCTGGAATAATTGACAGGAGGGTGCAGAGGAGGATgctgataataataataatgaagacATTCCGGACGCTATCGAGACTGCAGAAAAAGAACAGGTGCCTGTAGAACGTTCTCGAAAGACTTCCAAGTATATGACAAAATATGAAAGGGCAAGGATCTTGGGTACCCGTGCTCTGCAGATCAGGTTTTATTTTCGGAACCTATCAATCTAAAGTCCTGTTGACCTAGGTGGTTGATGccataataatttttcatgtgGATTGAGCAGCATGAATGCGCCTGTGATGGTTGAGTTGGAGGGTGAGACTGACCCACTTGAGGTATGAATCTTTGTGAGGTATGCTGgtctagaattttattttttccactCTAATAGTATTCCAGTGTCTTTGGTCATGCTAATATGACTCAGTTCAAGTAAATGGAGCCTTATCTCAACTAATGATGTTGGATCAATAATGCTTTTCCATTTTACTTATATAGAGCTAgagtcttattttttttttcttttcattaaattAGCATGTCTTGTCCCATAATTGCAGTCTAGGCCCTTTTTGGTTTTCCCTCAATCCATGCATGCTACCAAAAACACTCATCTGCAATTGGCCTTCTTTTGGCATGGGCAAATAATCCCAATTTTCTCCAATCTTGTGAACCGTAGTGGTGTTATCTCAACTGTCTCATAGATGCATGCAGTCTATTTCtatccttttccctttttcttttttttttatatatatattttttgtctCTTTTGATGAGAAACTGAATTCTATTTAGAAAGGGAGGGAGAGAGACAGGGAATGAGAAAATATCCATCtcagaagaaataaataaataaataataaagaaacgAATGAATACAAcagtcaaaaaaaaaagaaaaagaaaaaaggaaaagaaagaggatGGTAACTCCCAAAGAATCTCACCAAAGTAATGGCTCCCTTCTTGGCTAATAAATCCCCTGCATGTTCACTGAGCTGTGAGTTTGAAGTTGTAGCtcccctcttctttgttttgccTCTCATCTGTTTCAACACAGACCTTTCAGCCATTGCCATTTTGTGAATCTTGTTTCAGGACCATAAAGCCCCAGCTTGTCCAACAACTATCTcacaaagtttcaatttttttgcatTGATATATGTTGATCACACAACACTCTAAAAACATGCAGCCTATTCATCTAACCAACTACTATCTCCATAAGTTTCCTCTTTGTGCTATATCACTTTGATATtccatttttcaattgttttagaTTGCGATGAAAGAACTTCGTGAGAGGAAGATACCCTTCACCATTCGGCGCTACCTGCCTGATGGAAGGTAAGGGTCTTAGTTTGAAGTTACTGGCCTTCTTTTTAGGTTAGCCATACTTAGTTGAACTCCCTGCTCTTTTTCTGTTTTCATCTGCTTTTCTTCTATATTGAAAACCTTTGGTTCTGTGACATGCTCCAGTTATGAAGACTGGGGGGTTGATGAATTGATTGTAGAAGACTCATGGAAGAGGCAAGTGGGTGGTGATTGACTAGTTCTCATTTGGCAGCGAAGAATTGAACTAATGGAAGTTCCAtgtgaaatatttttagaaCTTCCTACTGCAGACCTGATTAGTTTGACCAGCAATACATACGTGTATAGGATGTTTGAGGTTGATTTTGTGCCTCAATGACTATCCTTAATTCATGTTGTAGATGTTTctcttcttttggtttttgTAGAGACCTATAATGGGGTTGATATTAATGGCCCGTTCTCAATTCCAATCCATGGGAAAAATTAGAATGAAGGTACCCTCATGCTAAGAATCAGAAATCTCCCTGCTCATCTTCCTGCAATTATTACTTGAAATTTGCACCTTTTCTTTTCCACATGAAAATTCTGATTGAACATTAGTATGAGGGAATGATTGTTGAATCTTCCTTTCTGAGGCAAATTGCTGGAATTGTCTCTGACTAGTTTTTTGGACTTTTTATATGCTTTGAGATCAAACTTCTCACACTTTTCCTAGATGCTTCTTCAGATATTAGGAAGTGCTTGATTTTGACATGTTGATGGAAGGAAGAGGGAAACTGCATGGTGCCCACTGAAGGGTCCAGCCCTTGTCGGTTTTCATTGTCCTGTCTGCATTAGGTGCCTTCGTCTATGCTTTTCATGTATTTATTTCTCA comes from the Vitis vinifera cultivar Pinot Noir 40024 chromosome 12, ASM3070453v1 genome and includes:
- the LOC100243758 gene encoding DNA-directed RNA polymerases II and V subunit 6B, which encodes MADDDYNDMDMGYEDEPPEPEIEEGAEEDADNNNNEDIPDAIETAEKEQVPVERSRKTSKYMTKYERARILGTRALQISMNAPVMVELEGETDPLEIAMKELRERKIPFTIRRYLPDGSYEDWGVDELIVEDSWKRQVGGD